A genomic region of Cannabis sativa cultivar Pink pepper isolate KNU-18-1 chromosome 1, ASM2916894v1, whole genome shotgun sequence contains the following coding sequences:
- the LOC115703914 gene encoding auxin-responsive protein SAUR76, translating to MAKGKLTKIKSVLKKLNSFSGNKQSRTSSVNSVADDSCTSTISRDLHPVYVGKSRRRYLVGSEVIDHPLFRELVGRSAAAADDSDDVDTVNVACEVVLFEHLLWMLENADPQPESLDELVEFYAC from the coding sequence ATGGCAAAGGGAAAGTTGACGAAGATCAAGTCTGTCCTGAAGAAATTGAACTCGTTCAGCGGCAATAAGCAGAGCCGTACGAGCAGCGTGAACTCAGTTGCTGACGATTCCTGCACGAGTACCATCTCCAGAGATCTCCACCCAGTTTACGTCGGAAAATCGCGGCGACGCTACCTCGTCGGCTCGGAGGTCATCGACCATCCGCTCTTCCGGGAACTCGTAGGGAGGTCAGCGGCGGCAGCTGATGATTCCGACGACGTCGATACCGTCAACGTGGCCTGCGAAGTCGTCTTGTTCGAACACTTGCTTTGGATGCTCGAGAACGCTGATCCACAGCCTGAGTCATTGGATGAACTCGTTGAGTTTTACGCTTGCTGA